The Elaeis guineensis isolate ETL-2024a chromosome 14, EG11, whole genome shotgun sequence genome has a segment encoding these proteins:
- the LOC105035712 gene encoding CBS domain-containing protein CBSX3, mitochondrial, translated as MQGALQAIRAQGNVLKCAVLRHVRIMNPAMLPTAISRFESTSPAQLEEHGFESTTISDVLKAKGKGADGSWLWCTTDDTVYDAVKSMTQHNVGALVVVKPGADKAIAGIITERDYLRKIIVQGRSSKSTKVGDIMTEENKLITVTPDTKVLQAMQLMTDNRIRHIPVIDAKGMMGMVSIGDVVRAVVTEHREELDRLNAYIQGGY; from the exons ATGCAAGGAGCACTTCAAGCTATCCGTGCACAAGGAAATGTTCTCAAGTGTGCTGTTCTGCGGCATGTGCGTATCATGAATCCAGCCATGTTACCTACTGCGATTTCGCGTTTCGAGTCAACTTCTCCTGCTCAATTGGAAGAGCATGGATTTGAAAGCACCACAATTTCAGATGTTTTAAAAGCTAAGGGCAAGGGTGCTGATGGGTCCTGGCTGTGGTGCACTACAGATGATACTGTGTATGACGCTGTGAAATCG ATGACACAGCACAATGTTGGAGCTTTGGTGGTGGTAAAACCTGGAGCTGATAAAGCAATTGCTGGAATTATTACTGAGAGAG ATTATCTCCGGAAAATTATTGTTCAAGGGCGATCTTCAAAATCAACTAAAGTCGGTGACATCATGACTGAAGAG AACAAGCTGATCACTGTGACTCCTGACACCAAAGTTCTGCAAGCTATGCAACTGATGACAG ATAATCGTATCAGACACATTCCAGTGATTGATGCCAAGGGTATGATGGGCATGGTCTCAATCGGGGATGTTGTTCGAGCTGTGGTGACTGAGCATCGTGAGGAGCTGGACCGCCTCAATGCTTATATACAAGGAGGTTACTAG